From Actinopolyspora lacussalsi, a single genomic window includes:
- a CDS encoding pyruvate dehydrogenase (quinone) (product_source=KO:K00156; cath_funfam=3.40.50.1220,3.40.50.970; cog=COG0028; ko=KO:K00156; pfam=PF00205,PF02775,PF02776; superfamily=52467,52518), with the protein MPTVADQFVEVLVEAGVRRIYGIVGDSLNPIVDAVRRTDGIEWVHVRHEESAAFAAAAEAQLTGGLAACAGSCGPGNLHLINGLFDAHRSGAPVLALASQIPSAQIGTGFFQETHPERMFNECSHLCEVLSQPEQMPRLLRSALQTAAGSRGVSVLVLPGDVAQRTAVNPVRQGTVHCQPPTVVPPESQLRELARALNSAERVMLFCGAGTRHAHDEVMRLAETVKSPVGHALRGKEWIQYDNPYDVGMSGLLGYGACHEAMHRADLVVLLGTDFPYDDFLPQANTVQVDIEPAHLARRTVLDVAVQGDVAETIRAVLPHLDTKTDRSFLDQMLREHADTLERVVDAYTRDVDKRVPIHPEYVTDVLDDLADEDAVFTVDTGMCNVWSARYVTPNGRRRMLGSFIHGSMANALPHAIGAQLADGDRQVVAMSGDGGLSMLLGELLTLRTRQLPVKVVLFNNSSLGMVKLEMLVDGMPDFGTDHDPVDFAALVSALGMYSVRVRRPEEVRVALRDALSHPGPAVVDVVTDPNALSIPPHITGSQVKGFALAVSRTVLAGGVGKMVRLARSNLRNIPKP; encoded by the coding sequence ATGCCGACAGTGGCCGATCAGTTCGTCGAGGTGCTCGTCGAGGCCGGTGTCCGACGGATCTACGGCATCGTGGGAGACAGCCTCAACCCGATCGTCGACGCGGTGCGACGCACCGACGGCATCGAGTGGGTCCACGTGCGCCACGAGGAGAGCGCCGCGTTCGCCGCGGCTGCCGAAGCGCAGCTCACCGGCGGATTGGCGGCCTGCGCGGGCAGCTGCGGTCCCGGCAACCTGCACCTGATCAACGGGCTGTTCGACGCGCATCGCAGCGGCGCCCCCGTGCTGGCTCTCGCCTCGCAGATCCCCTCGGCCCAGATCGGCACCGGTTTCTTCCAGGAAACCCACCCGGAACGGATGTTCAACGAGTGCAGCCATCTCTGCGAGGTGCTCTCCCAGCCGGAGCAGATGCCCAGGCTGCTGCGCAGCGCGTTGCAGACGGCGGCGGGCAGCCGGGGTGTCTCGGTGCTGGTGCTGCCCGGTGACGTGGCGCAGCGCACGGCGGTCAACCCGGTCCGCCAGGGAACCGTGCACTGCCAACCGCCGACCGTGGTCCCGCCCGAGTCCCAGCTACGCGAGCTGGCCCGTGCGCTCAACTCGGCGGAGCGGGTCATGCTCTTCTGCGGTGCAGGAACACGCCACGCGCACGACGAGGTGATGCGACTGGCCGAGACGGTCAAATCACCGGTGGGGCACGCGCTGCGCGGCAAGGAGTGGATCCAGTACGACAACCCGTACGACGTCGGGATGAGCGGGCTGCTCGGTTACGGGGCCTGCCACGAGGCCATGCACCGTGCCGACCTCGTGGTGCTGCTCGGAACCGACTTCCCCTACGACGACTTCCTGCCGCAGGCCAACACCGTGCAGGTCGACATCGAACCCGCGCACCTCGCCCGCCGCACCGTGCTGGACGTCGCCGTCCAGGGCGACGTCGCCGAGACCATCCGGGCGGTGCTGCCGCACCTCGACACCAAGACCGACAGGTCCTTCCTGGACCAGATGCTGCGCGAACACGCCGACACGCTGGAACGCGTGGTGGACGCCTACACCAGGGACGTCGACAAGCGGGTTCCCATCCACCCCGAGTACGTCACCGACGTGCTCGACGACCTCGCGGACGAGGACGCGGTGTTCACAGTGGACACCGGTATGTGCAACGTCTGGTCCGCCCGCTACGTCACCCCAAACGGCCGACGCAGGATGCTCGGTTCGTTCATCCACGGCTCGATGGCCAACGCGCTGCCGCACGCGATCGGGGCGCAACTGGCCGACGGGGACCGGCAGGTCGTCGCCATGTCCGGTGACGGCGGGCTGTCCATGTTGCTCGGAGAACTGCTGACCCTGCGTACGCGGCAGCTGCCCGTGAAAGTGGTGCTGTTCAACAACTCCTCGCTGGGCATGGTGAAGCTGGAGATGCTCGTGGACGGTATGCCCGACTTCGGCACCGACCACGATCCGGTGGACTTCGCCGCGTTGGTCAGCGCGCTCGGGATGTACTCCGTGCGAGTGCGGCGTCCCGAGGAGGTCCGGGTGGCGCTGCGGGACGCGCTGTCGCACCCGGGGCCCGCCGTGGTCGACGTGGTCACCGACCCCAACGCGCTGTCCATCCCGCCGCACATCACGGGCAGCCAGGTCAAGGGATTCGCGCTCGCCGTGAGCAGGACGGTGCTGGCCGGTGGAGTCGGAAAGATGGTCCGCCTGGCACGCAGCAACCTGCGCAACATCCCGAAACCCTGA
- a CDS encoding hypothetical protein (product_source=Hypo-rule applied; transmembrane_helix_parts=Inside_1_4,TMhelix_5_27,Outside_28_55) produces the protein MNVRGYTLSAIAVTASAVAGLWFGAIMANADVFRSEQPTAESTSPAVSSTTTPRP, from the coding sequence GTGAACGTCCGCGGTTACACCCTGTCCGCTATCGCGGTGACCGCTTCGGCGGTCGCCGGACTCTGGTTCGGCGCCATCATGGCCAACGCCGATGTGTTCCGTTCCGAACAACCGACGGCGGAATCGACGTCGCCGGCGGTCTCCTCCACAACGACACCGCGTCCGTAG